The genome window AAATTTCAGCCCTTATCGATCTCGCTCAAAGAAGGCTTCATTGATGAGCAGCTTAAGCTGGTTTGTTATACGGATCACCAGATTTTTGATCGATACTACAAATACCGCGTTCGCGATAAATTTTCCAAGTCCAAGGCGCTTACCCTGCGTGAACTAAAAACCCTGAAACCAGGTGATTATGTTACGCACGTTGACCACGGGATTGGCCGCTTCGCCGGCATGGAAAAAGTGGACGTTGGCGGCAAGGAACAGGAAGCAATCCGCCTGATTTACCGCGACAACGACGTTTTGCTGGTTAGCATTCACTCACTGCACAAAATTGCCAAATACAGCGGCAAGGAAGGTGGGCCGCCGACCATGAGCAAATTAGGCTCTCAGGAATGGGAGATCAAGAAATCGCGGGTTAAGAAGCAGGTCAAGGACATTGCGAAGGAATTGATTTCGCTGTATGCCAAGCGGCGCAACGCACCGGGATACGCCTACTCCCGGGATAGTTTTTTGCAAGCCGAGCTGGAATCCTCATTCCTTTACGAAGATACACCCGACCAGGCCAAAGCAACCAACGACGTGAAAGACGACATGGAGCAGTCGCACCCAATGGACCGGCTGGTCTGCGGTGACGTTGGTTTCGGGAAAACAGAAGTGGCCATTCGGGCCGCGTTTAAGGCGGCTTGTGACAACAAGCAGGTAGCGGTGCTGGTGCCAACTACTATTCTGGCCATGCAGCATTACAATACCTTCCGGGAACGTCTGGCTAATTTTCCGGTAAAAGTAGAATACATCAACCGATTCCGGAGTTCAACGCAAATTAAAGAAACACTTAAACGCGTCGCAGCTGGCGAAACGCAAATTCTGATTGGCACCCACCGCATTGTTAACAAAGACGTTAAGTTTAAAGATTTGGGCTTGCTGGTCATTGATGAAGAGCAGAAATTTGGGGTTAAAGTAAAAGATCGCCTGAAGGAAATGCGCGTGGAGGTTGATGTGCTGACGCTTACGGCCACACCCATTCCGCGCACGCTGCATTTTTCGCTCATGGGCGCCCGCGATTTGTCGGTCATTGCAACACCTCCGCCGAATCGCCAGCCGGTTACGACCGAAATTCACCAGTTCAACGAAGCCGTGATTCGCGATGCGATCAGCTACGAAGTTCGCCGGGGTGGGCAAGTCTTTTTTGTGCATAACCGCGTTAACGATGTGGAATCCATCGCCAATCTGATCATGCGTCTGGTTCCCGATGCCAAAGCGGGCGTCGCACATGGGCAGATGGAAGGGGACAAGCTAGAGCGGGTAATGACGAAATTTATCGAAGGGGATTATGACGTGCTGGTCTCGACGAATATCATCGAATCGGGGCTGGATATTCCTAACGCCAATACCATTTTGATTAACCAGGCCCATATGTTTGGCCTTTCGGACCTTCACCAGATGCGTGGTCGGGTAGGGCGTTCTAACCGGAAGGCCTTTTGTTATTTGCTAACTCCCGCCCTTTCCCTGCTCACTTCCGACGCGCGCAAGCGCTTGCAAACGCTGGAAGATTTCTCGGAATTGGGTGAGGGATTCAAAATTGCCATGCGCGATTTGGACATTCGCGGGGCAGGTAATTTACTCGGTGCTGAACAAAGTGGCTTTATAACCGATTTAGGGTATGAAATGTACCATAAAATTCTGGATGAAGCGGTTCAGGAATTGAAAGAAACGGAGTTTAAGGATCTTTTCGCCCCTTCTGAAGATTTGTTCAAAGCGTTGTTGCCGGATACGGTTATTGAGACGGATCTGGAAGTAATCATTCCGGAAAGATACGTATCCAATATTTCTGAACGTCTGGCGTTGTATTCAAGGTTGGATAACCTTCAGACCCAGCAGGAATTAGCGGAATTCCGTACTTCGCTTATTGACCGGTTCGGTCCGTTGCCAGAAGCGGTGGAAAATGTCATTAAGTTAGTGACTGTCCGCTGGAAAGCAGAGCGTTTACAGCTTGAAAAATTGACCCTTAAGAATAATATCCTGAAGGGTACCTTCGTTTCAGAAGGGAATGATGATTTCTTTAAGTCGGGGCAGTTTGGCAAGGTGATCGAATACATTCAGAAAAACTCGAAAAACTGCTCGTTGAAAGAAATACGAGGAAAGCTGGTTTTCAATCAATCAGACGTATTTTCGGTAGATCAAATGGACGATATTTTGGGCCAGATGCTTGTCTGACATTGGCAAACAAAAGCCGAAGGGGCGCAGGTGTTCGGATGTTTGCAGACAAAGTAATATTTTTGAATTCTATTTAGTTACATAAACACAATGAATCGAAAGCAACCGTTACGTTCTATTGCCGTTTTATTGGCCTTCACCGTAGCGTTCGCTGCGTGTAAGAGTAAACACCCAACGAGCGTTAAGCCGGGTAAAGAAAGTACGGCCACGGGCATCGCTTATAACCAGAAAGATGGTTTTCAGGTCGCGAAATACAAAGGACAATCGGCAGGTCCAAACCTTGTATTCGTTGAAGGTGGCCGGTTCACGATGGGAGCCCTGGAAGAAGATGTGATGAACTCGCGCGATAACCGCGAGCGGACGGTAAGTATTCAATCGTTCTATATGGACGAAACTGAAATTGCCAACCTTCACTACCTGGAGTATCTGAACGCGATTCAGAAAGATTCATCGGAAGAAGTTTATACGCGGGCTTTACCAGATACAAACGTATGGACGCATCCACTTTCGTATAACGACCCTTACGTGACGCAGTATCTGCGTTTCCCTGGCTTCCGTTATTATCCGGTAGTTGGTGTATCGTGGGTTCAGGCAAACGATTATTCGATCTGGCGGACGAATGCTGTAAACGCAAACCTGGCCGGAAAGTCTAATTCGTCGAAGAAAGGTTTTTCACTGAAACGGAAGAAAAAAGGCGAAGTTGATGGTGCAGAACAAGCTCCTGCGGAACAGGAAGTTAAAAACTCTCAATCAAACTACGCTCTGGAAAGCGGTACAATTTTACCAAACTACCGTCTGCCATCTGAAGCAGAATGGGAATATGCGGCCAAAGCATTGATCGGTACTCAGTATTTGGATGAAAATCAATCCAATCAGCGTATTTATCCATGGGACGGTTCATCGGTACGGAATGCACAACGCGGCCGGAAGCAAGGACAAATGCTGGCAAACTTCAAACGCGGTCGTGGTGACTACGCTGGTATCGCCGGAAAATCAAACGATGGTGCCATTATCACCCAGGAAATTTACGAATATCCGCCAAACGACTTCGGTCTTTACAACATGGCTGGTAACGTTAACGAGTGGGTATATGACGTTTATCGTCCACTATCGTATCAAGATGTGAACGATTTGAACCCGCTGCGTCGGAATGGTTATTTGGACGAAGAAAAAAATTACGACAGCAAGAACAGCAACTCACTGATCAACGATAAAGTTCGTGTTTATAAAGGTGGTTCTTGGTCTGATGTATCGTATTGGTTGTCGCCAGGTACACGCCGTTTCATGGATCAGGATTCAGCTACTGCTACCATTGGTTTCCGTTGCGCCATGATTGCTGGAGGGCGGAACAAGTAATAAAATATAATTTAGGGACTAGCGGCCACTCGATTATCGGGTGGCCGCTATTGTTATAATCCCAATCGATTGTGCTCCGGCAGCTAGTAAAGCTGTAGCGCAGGCTTCTAAAGTTGCACCCGTGGTTAAGACGTCGTCAACGAGCAGGATTCGTTTGTTTTGAACGCGAGCTTTATCTTTCACACTAAATACTTGGCTTACGTTTTCCCAGCGGGATATTCGGTTCATTCCGGTCTGGCTAAGCGTGTACCGATTTCGTATCAGCGTATTATAACTCCAGGAGATACCAAGCATCTCTGATAGTCCTTTAGCAAACCAGTCGCTTTGATTGTAGCCTCTTTGCCGAAGACGGGTTGGGTGGAGAGGAACCCCAATAATCAGGTCAATGTCATGCTGTAGCATTCGCGCTTCGCGCAATTGATGACCGTACCAGTTGCCCATTAACAGGCCGACTTCTTTCTCGCCCCGGTATTTTAAGGCGTGTATAAGTTGCTGCACCTTGCCTTTTTTGGTGAAAAATAAGAACGAATAAACGAATTGAATAGGCACTTTGCCCGCGAAAAGAGTCAACTTCGAATTTATAGCTTGTCGATGTTCACCTGTCTCGGGCAAACTTAATCGGCAGTTGGTGCAGACTAGTGGTTCACCAGCCTGCAAGCCATCTTTGCACAGCAGACATAGTTGCGGGAAAAGCAGGTCGAGAAAATGTTGCCATACTCTTCTGATTGGGCTAAGCGTCATGATTATAGGCTTTTTTTGTGTATATTTAATTAGACGAATCTCCCCAGTACAAGTAATTGATACCTAGACAGTAATAGGTGCTATTTTTTAGCCAGATGTCGTAACATTACCGCTGGTAGATTGTCATTATATCAAGCAGTTTTTCGTTAGTAATTAATAGTATGAATGATATTGAAATTGACCAGGAGTGGGAAGATGTGCTGGATTTTTTACAGCAATCGATTGGAAAGCGCCCTGCTGATTTAAATAGTGTTTTGTTTTTGATTGGCGTTCAGGAGCTAGGGCGAGGAGCGATGTTTTTTACCAAAGAACAAAAGCAGGACCTAATGCATATCGCAATTTGCAAAGTATTGAGTCTTTCTGGCTACTATGAGTTAGAAGGAATTGACCAGGATGGCTGGCCCCACTGGAAATTAACCGAGAAGCTTCCTCACGTCGATTTATTAACTCAGGAGAAACTTTTGAAAATTCATGTTGTCAATTATTTCAAAGAGCTAGCGGGCGTCTCATAGCGCTTCGTTTTCTAATCGTGGTTTGATTTGGCAGTTGTTAACCCTATCCCTGTATGCAGACCAATAATTCAATCCAGACGCTTTTATCGCGCGTTGAAGAATACAAGAAAAAATACTACCTGAATCAACTGGCTAAGGGAGCGATTTTCTTTTTGGCGTTTACTCTTTGTATTTACTTATTTACCAATACAGCTGAATATTTTGGTCGCTTCGGTTCTCCCGTGCGTGGGGCGCTGTTTTTTGGTTCATTGGCTATTCTGGCGGCTGGCTTGTATTACTGGATCATCAATCCGCTGATTCACTTATATGGCCTGAAGCGGCAGCTTTCTGATGAAGAAGCGGCCCAGCAGATCGGGCAGTATTTTCCAGAGGTAGGGGATAAGTTACTAAACACGCTCCAACTCAGCGCGATTACTCAACAGCAAACCGATTTGTTGCAGGCTAGCCTAAGCCAACGCTCCAACCAGCTCTTGATTGTACGCTTTGCGGATGCCATTCACATTGAGAAAAACCGGCGTTTTCTCAAATTTGTTGTGATCCCAGCTGCTGTCATTGGCATGATTTTGATGTTTTATCCAACCCTATTGACTAGCTCGTCCAAGCGCATTGTGCAGTATGATGAGGAGTTTGCGGAGGAAGCGCCATTTCAGTTTGCCATTCAGAACAAGACGTTACAGGCATTTCGCAATGAGGATTTCACTTTAGATTTAAAGCTTTCCGGGAATTCTTTACCCGAGAACGTTTATCTTGTTTCCAATAAAACGCGATTTAAACTTAGTGAAACAGGTAAGGGTCAATATGCATACACCTTTGATAATGTGCAGCGAGACGTTCCTTTTTACTTTGAAGCATCTGGTTATAAGTCAGCTGGTTATAAGCTAAATATAATTGAACGCCCCGGACTGCTGTCTTTTGACGTGAGCTTGGTCTATCCTGCTTATTTGAATAAACCATCCGAGCAACTCTCCAACGTAGGGAACCTACTTGTTCCAGAAGGAACGACGGTTACCTGGCGATTTGCTGCTTCTAACACAGATTCTATTCGCATAAAATTCAGCGACGAAGCGAGTAATCGCTTTGCTGATAAGCAGTCTTCTGACGAATTTGAAGTAAGTCGGATGGTAAAGCGCTCTTCGCTTTATTCTGTTTTTCTGAAAAATAAAGTGGCCGGAAATCGGGATAATATCCAGTATAGTGTGAATGTAGTGCCTGATAAGTTCCCTCAAGTTTCGCTCGAGAACTTCCGTGATACGACCTTTTTCAACTATGTCATGCTGGGTGGTACCATTACAGATGACTATGGCTTTTCAAACTTAAAGGTACAGTACAAGGTAATTCGCGCCGGCCAGCCTGCGCCGGAGCGTTTTCAGGCACGGGCCGTTCCGTTCAACAAATCAGCGGCTACCCAGAATTTTTACTACCAGTGGAATCTGGATACCCTCAAGATGCAGCCTGGCGACCGTCTGGAATACTTTGTTCAAGTTTGGGATAACGATGCAGTTAACGGATTTAAGAGCGGACGATCCACTTTTGCGCAGTTTGCCGTCCCTGACAAGGATAAACTAGAGCAGGATGCGAATAAATCTGCAGAGCAAACAGAAAAGCAGATGGATAAAACGCTGGCAAAAACACAGCAATTAAAGCGTGATTTGAATGCGTTAGAAAACCGTCTACAAACGAAAAAGAACCTCGATTTTCAAGATAAAAAGCAAGCAGAAGACCTGATTAAAAAGCGGGAAGAGATTATGCAGGAGCTTAAGCAACTGCAAGAACAGAACCGCATTAATAACGAAAAGCAACAGCGGTTCAATAACCAGAATCCAGAAATGATGCAGAAGTTTGAGCAATTGCAAAAACTGATGAATGAATTAATGGATCCTGAAACGCAAAAGCTTTATGACGAACTGAAGAAAATGCTTGAGCAAAAGCAGGATGATCGCATGATCGATATGCTGGACAAGCTAAAGAACAAAGAGAAGAACCTGGAAAAAGAACTTGAGCGCGCCTTAGAACTTTTCAAGCAATTGCAGCTGGAACAAAAGATGGAAAACGCCATCAAGGATTTGGATCAGCAGGCGGAAAAGCAGGAGAAATTGGCCGAGAAGACTGAGAAACAAACCAAGGGTAACGAAAACAAAAATAACAAAGACGATAAATCAGCTAAGGACAATAAAGAAAACAAAGACAATAAGAACAATCAGGATAATAAAAACAATCAGGACAAAAAGGACGGTCAGGAAGATAAAAGTAATCAGGATAAAAAGGAGAGCAAGACGAATGAAGAGCTGAAAAAGCAGCAGGATGAACTGAAAAAGCAGTTCGAAAAGACGAAAGAAGAACTGAAGAACCTGGAGAAAATGGCTGAAGAGATGAAAGATAATCAGAAGCCTGATACGCATGAAGAGCTCCAGCAGGACATCAGTAACCAGCAGGAGCAAAGCCAGCAGGAGCTCGAAAAAGAGCAGAATGATAAAGCGTCAAAAGCGCAGAAAAAAGCGGCTCAGCAAATGCGTAAGCTAAGTGAACAATTGCAGCAGCAAATGCAATCGTCGGAAGAGGAAGAAATGTCGGAAAACATGGATGACCTCCGCGATATTCTGGAAAACTTACTAACGCTTTCCCACGACCAAGAACGCGTAATGAAGGATTTTAGAGGCGTTTCTTTGCAAGACCCACGCTTTATTAAGCTGGCACAAGAGCAACTCAAACTGCAAGATGATGCAAAAATTATTGAAGACAGTCTTTACGCTTTAGCTAAACGGGTTCTGCAAATTCAATCTTTTGTTACCAGAGAGCTAAATAGCATGAAGTCTTATATGGATGAAAGTGCTAAATACATTAAGGAGCGTCGGTTGAATACTGCAACGAGTAAGCAACAATTTGCCATGACTTCCATCAATAATTTGGCTCTGATGCTCAGTGATGTATTTAAGCAGATGCAACAGCAAATGAGCCAGGCTTCACAGTCAGGCACGGGTAAAGGCAAAAGCAAGAAGAAAGGCTCGGGAAATAAGCCAAGCATGAGCAAAATGCAGCAAGAGATGAATGAACGCATGAAGCAAATGACGCAAGGCGGAAAAGGAGGACGAGGCTTATCCGAGGAGCTTTCGCGCTTGGCCGCTGAGCAGGCCATGATTCGTAAGATGCTAAAGGAAATTCAGGATGCCCAGAAAGGAACCGAGATGGGCAAAAAGATGAATGGTGAACTCCAGGAGTTAATGGAAAAAATGGACGAAACGGAAACTGATCTTGTTAATAAACGAGTGAATCAGAAGACACTAAATCGGCAGCAAGATGTTTTAACCCGTCTCTTGGAATCTGAAAAAGCCATGAAGGAGCAGGAAGAAGACATGCAGCGGAAATCAGAAACGGCCAAACCAGTTTTCCGTAAACCTCCTCCGCAGTTCGAAAATTTAGTTAAAGATCGCCAGCGGCAGGTTGAACTTCTGCGTTCTGTCCCGCCTAGTTTGACGCCGTTTTACAAACGAGAGGTTGATTCATATCTGAAAAAGTTACGGTAACGAAAGGGGCTTACGCCCCTTTTTTTATATGAATCATTTCCTGAAATCGTTTGTTATTCACACACTTCAATCCTTTTTTATGTACTACTTTTGCGTCTGTTTTTGGTAAAAGTTTTACAATCGTGAAAAGTTTCCACGTGGAACGTTTTACAAAAATTAACAAATCGAATCGCGTTTATCATGTTTGAACAATATGATGTAATTGTAGTAGGAGCCGGACATGCTGGTTGCGAAGCGGCTACGGCCGCAGCCAATATGGGGTCATCGGTACTACTGATTACAATGAATATGCAGACCATTGCCCAGATGTCATGTAATCCAGCTATGGGTGGTGTAGCCAAAGGACAAATCGTGCGGGAGATTGATGCTCTTGGTGGGCAGTCCGGAATTATTAGTGATAAATCAATGATTCAGTTCCGGATGCTTAATCGTTCCAAAGGACCAGCTATGTGGAGTCCAAGGTGCCAAAGTGACCGAATGCTATTTGCAGCCGAATGGCGCCAGACTCTGGAACAAACAGCTAATGTGGACATATGGCAGGATAGCGCAACTGAAGTGCTGGTTAAAGAAGGACGAGTACTAGGCGTAAAGACAAGCATGGGCCTTGAAATTCGGTCTAAAGCTGTGGTTTTAACGAATGGTACCTTCCTGAACGGTAGAATTTTCATTGGTGAAAAAATATTTGGAGGTGGGCGTACAGCGGAAAAAGCCGCCACTGGTCTAACGGAGCAACTCATTTCGTTAGGCTTTGAATCAGGTCGCATGAAAACAGGAACGCCGCCGCGCGTCGATGGCCGGAGCCTGAACTATGCTAAGATGGAAGAGCAGTTGGGAGATGAGCAGCCGAGTAAGTTTTCTTACCTGGATACCGCACCCCTTCAAAAACAACGAAGCTGCTGGATCACGTATACGAACGAAGAAGTGCACGAAATTCTACGCACTGGCTTCGAAAAATCGCCCATGTTTACAGGCCGTATCAAAGGCTTAGGCCCGCGCTATTGCCCGTCTGTCGAAGATAAAATCAACCGTTTTGCGGATAAAGATCGCCACCAGATTTTTGTGGAGCCAGAAGGATGGGATACGGTAGAGGTCTATGTCAATGGCTTTTCAACTTCGTTGCCTGAAGACGTTCAATTCAAAGCGCTCAGAAAAATACAGGGCTTTGAAAATGCAAAAATGTTTCGTCCTGGCTATGCAGTTGAATACGACTTTTTCCCCCCCACGCAGCTAAAGTCCACGCTGGAAACTCACCTGGTAGGCGGGTTGTTTTTTGCGGGTCAAATCAACGGAACTACGGGTTACGAAGAAGCAGCCTGCCAAGGCTTAATGGCTGGAATCAATGCGCATAACGTTACGCATGAGTTACCAGAATTTACCTTGAAGCGTTCTGAAGCGTATATTGGCGTTTTGATTGATGACCTTATCACCAAAGGCACTGAAGAACCGTACAGGATGTTTACCTCACGAGCGGAATACCGCACGCTGCTTCGGCAGGACAACGCTGATCTTCGGCTAACAGAAAAGGGCTACGGAATTGGACTGGCAAGCCAGGAACGTTATGATCGAATGGTAGAAAAGAAAGCCCAAATAACATCTATCCTTGGTGAGATAAAGCAGATGCGGGTTTTACCGGAAGAGGTTAATGGCTTGCTTGAATCCTTTGGAAAAGCACCGCTGCGTGAAAAAACATCCGTGTATAATTTGTTGAAACGCCCGGAAATTAGCTTTGATGAATTACCCCTGGTTAGTAAATCCGTAGCTGATTACTTGCAAAATTTCGACAAGGAAGCCGTTGAGGAAGCAATCATTTCGGTGAAGTATGAGAGCTATGTGGAGAAAGAACAGCTAAATGTGGAAAAGATGGAGAAGCTGGAAAACCTGTCCATTCATCCAGAATTTGACTATAATCGACTGGCTGCCCTTTCACACGAAGGGCGGGAAAAACTGAAAAGAATGCGTCCCCAAACAATTGGACAAGCTTCCCGAATCAGTGGAGTTAGCCCTTCCGATATTTCCATTCTGATGGTATACTTAGGCCGATAACATGACCCTTGAACGCGTAACAACTTGCCCGGTTTGTGGCTCAACTAATTTTTCTGATTGGACTGCCTGTCAAGATAACCTGGTTTCTGGAGAAACTTTCACGATTCAGCAGTGTAATGAATGCAAGTTCAAACTGACGAATCCTCGTCCAGACGCAGCTTCCATTGGTCGTTATTACGAATCTGATCAGTACATTTCACACAGTGATACCAAGGAAGGATTACTGAGCCGTCTGTATCATTCCGTGCGCAAGATAACCTTGCAGCAGAAAGTAGATCTTATCAACAGTCTCCAGCCCAACAAAGGCAGACTGCTCGATATCGGTTGTGGTTCGGGCTATTTTGTGGCGGCCAGTCAGAAGGCAGGCTGGGAGATCGCTGGCATGGAGCCGGATACCAACGCACGGGCGCAGGCTACGCAGCGAACAGGAAAAAAAATCGCTTCTTCTATTGATGAATTAGCAGCCGAAAAACCATTTGACGTGATTACTCTTTGGCACGTTTTGGAGCACGTTCATGACTTGCCAACAACGATGAGTTGGCTACGCGACCACAGCAAAAAAGGAAGCAACCTGGTTATCGCAGTTCCAAATTACCTTTCCTGGGATTCAAAACAATACAACCAGCAATGGGCAGCTTATGACGTTCCTCGCCATCTTTATCATTTTGCTCCCGATACCCTGAAGAAGTTACTTTCCAAATATGGCTTTCAGGTAAATGAACAGCGGCCTATGCTCTTCGATGCCTTTTACGTCAACCTCCTTAGTACAAAATACCGGGACGGAAAATCAGCTTATTTTGAAAGTTTTTGGAATGGGATACGTTCTAACTGGGATGCTTATCAAAATGGCGGTAATTATTCGAGCCTGATTTATGTCGCTCAGGTGAAATAATCTATCAATTACTAACGCCCTGGATAGTCATTATTCAGGGCTTTTTTATGTATCGATGAAATCGACTCTCTACGTCCTAAGTATACTCCTTATTTTATTAAACGCCTGTTCGCAAGTTGTTCCACCCATTGGCGGAAAGAAAGACACGCTGGCGCCCGTTCTGTTGAAAAGTACACCTGTCAACAAACAGAAAAATTTTACGGGTCAAACCATTGAACTCTTCTTTAACGAAGAAATCAAGTTGGACAATCCCAATCAAAAAATTCTGATTACGCCCCAACCCGAAGAAACGTTCAAAGCAAAGGCACGTCCCACAAGTCTGCGACTTACTTTTAGTAAGCCTTTTCAAGAAAATACTACCTACACTTTTAACTTCACTGATGCAGTTAAGGACGTAAACGAGAGTAATCCTGCCGTAAATCTGAAGATCGTTTTTAGTACCGGTAACTTAATTGATTCCTTAAGAGTGGGAGGCAAAGTAACCGATTTACAAACAGGGCAGCCCGTGCTGAATACGCTGGTCGGATTGTATACTCCCTCTGATACACTGACCCCCGTCAAAATAAAACCTTACTATTTTACGCGCACAGATACAGCCGGTAACTTTGCCATCGAGAACATCCGCTCGGGCACTTACAAAGTGTATGCCTTCGACGATAAAAATCTTAATCTGTTGTTGAATGCCGGAGTCGAACGTGTCGCTTTTGTTCAGGATACAATTACGGTCAACCAGAACATCGATACGCTAAAGCTGGCTTTGTTTACTTATTATAATACGCCTCCCCGTGTCGTTCGAACTGAGCAGCGTTCCAGTACCTACACCCTGATTTTTGATCGGGGTTTAAAGACCGTCTCAACCCGTTTTGAGAATGTAAAAGATAGCATCCCTTCCTTTTTGCGTACTCCTAGCGAGTTAACCTTTT of Tellurirhabdus bombi contains these proteins:
- the mfd gene encoding transcription-repair coupling factor codes for the protein MKVADLLSLYKEDSLIQLIAGQIGQKSSDPNRVQLKGISGSLDAVLAASVQQLQPGTNVYILSDKEEASYFFNDLQNLLGEEVLFFPMSYKKPYQYEEVENANVLMRAEVLNKLNATSKNGVLVVTYPEALSEKVINKKTLRANTLTVRIGDKLDATFINELLNSYDFEKTDFVYEAGQFSIRGGIIDVFSFASEFPFRIELFDDEVESIRTFSPESQLSMDPVESINIIPNIENKLIHESREPFLDFLPDDATLWIKDVELTLELIEKGFEEATQSLAKIVSASGGIKVVSDPDSLFETRRGFLNAVKGFRTVEFGRRFYFKTEGKLTYSSKVQPSFNKDFKRLVDNLAENQSKGYTNIIVAESYKQQERLRTIFEEMDHFVKFQPLSISLKEGFIDEQLKLVCYTDHQIFDRYYKYRVRDKFSKSKALTLRELKTLKPGDYVTHVDHGIGRFAGMEKVDVGGKEQEAIRLIYRDNDVLLVSIHSLHKIAKYSGKEGGPPTMSKLGSQEWEIKKSRVKKQVKDIAKELISLYAKRRNAPGYAYSRDSFLQAELESSFLYEDTPDQAKATNDVKDDMEQSHPMDRLVCGDVGFGKTEVAIRAAFKAACDNKQVAVLVPTTILAMQHYNTFRERLANFPVKVEYINRFRSSTQIKETLKRVAAGETQILIGTHRIVNKDVKFKDLGLLVIDEEQKFGVKVKDRLKEMRVEVDVLTLTATPIPRTLHFSLMGARDLSVIATPPPNRQPVTTEIHQFNEAVIRDAISYEVRRGGQVFFVHNRVNDVESIANLIMRLVPDAKAGVAHGQMEGDKLERVMTKFIEGDYDVLVSTNIIESGLDIPNANTILINQAHMFGLSDLHQMRGRVGRSNRKAFCYLLTPALSLLTSDARKRLQTLEDFSELGEGFKIAMRDLDIRGAGNLLGAEQSGFITDLGYEMYHKILDEAVQELKETEFKDLFAPSEDLFKALLPDTVIETDLEVIIPERYVSNISERLALYSRLDNLQTQQELAEFRTSLIDRFGPLPEAVENVIKLVTVRWKAERLQLEKLTLKNNILKGTFVSEGNDDFFKSGQFGKVIEYIQKNSKNCSLKEIRGKLVFNQSDVFSVDQMDDILGQMLV
- a CDS encoding SUMF1/EgtB/PvdO family nonheme iron enzyme, which codes for MNRKQPLRSIAVLLAFTVAFAACKSKHPTSVKPGKESTATGIAYNQKDGFQVAKYKGQSAGPNLVFVEGGRFTMGALEEDVMNSRDNRERTVSIQSFYMDETEIANLHYLEYLNAIQKDSSEEVYTRALPDTNVWTHPLSYNDPYVTQYLRFPGFRYYPVVGVSWVQANDYSIWRTNAVNANLAGKSNSSKKGFSLKRKKKGEVDGAEQAPAEQEVKNSQSNYALESGTILPNYRLPSEAEWEYAAKALIGTQYLDENQSNQRIYPWDGSSVRNAQRGRKQGQMLANFKRGRGDYAGIAGKSNDGAIITQEIYEYPPNDFGLYNMAGNVNEWVYDVYRPLSYQDVNDLNPLRRNGYLDEEKNYDSKNSNSLINDKVRVYKGGSWSDVSYWLSPGTRRFMDQDSATATIGFRCAMIAGGRNK
- a CDS encoding ComF family protein, giving the protein MTLSPIRRVWQHFLDLLFPQLCLLCKDGLQAGEPLVCTNCRLSLPETGEHRQAINSKLTLFAGKVPIQFVYSFLFFTKKGKVQQLIHALKYRGEKEVGLLMGNWYGHQLREARMLQHDIDLIIGVPLHPTRLRQRGYNQSDWFAKGLSEMLGISWSYNTLIRNRYTLSQTGMNRISRWENVSQVFSVKDKARVQNKRILLVDDVLTTGATLEACATALLAAGAQSIGIITIAATR
- a CDS encoding DUF4175 family protein, coding for MQTNNSIQTLLSRVEEYKKKYYLNQLAKGAIFFLAFTLCIYLFTNTAEYFGRFGSPVRGALFFGSLAILAAGLYYWIINPLIHLYGLKRQLSDEEAAQQIGQYFPEVGDKLLNTLQLSAITQQQTDLLQASLSQRSNQLLIVRFADAIHIEKNRRFLKFVVIPAAVIGMILMFYPTLLTSSSKRIVQYDEEFAEEAPFQFAIQNKTLQAFRNEDFTLDLKLSGNSLPENVYLVSNKTRFKLSETGKGQYAYTFDNVQRDVPFYFEASGYKSAGYKLNIIERPGLLSFDVSLVYPAYLNKPSEQLSNVGNLLVPEGTTVTWRFAASNTDSIRIKFSDEASNRFADKQSSDEFEVSRMVKRSSLYSVFLKNKVAGNRDNIQYSVNVVPDKFPQVSLENFRDTTFFNYVMLGGTITDDYGFSNLKVQYKVIRAGQPAPERFQARAVPFNKSAATQNFYYQWNLDTLKMQPGDRLEYFVQVWDNDAVNGFKSGRSTFAQFAVPDKDKLEQDANKSAEQTEKQMDKTLAKTQQLKRDLNALENRLQTKKNLDFQDKKQAEDLIKKREEIMQELKQLQEQNRINNEKQQRFNNQNPEMMQKFEQLQKLMNELMDPETQKLYDELKKMLEQKQDDRMIDMLDKLKNKEKNLEKELERALELFKQLQLEQKMENAIKDLDQQAEKQEKLAEKTEKQTKGNENKNNKDDKSAKDNKENKDNKNNQDNKNNQDKKDGQEDKSNQDKKESKTNEELKKQQDELKKQFEKTKEELKNLEKMAEEMKDNQKPDTHEELQQDISNQQEQSQQELEKEQNDKASKAQKKAAQQMRKLSEQLQQQMQSSEEEEMSENMDDLRDILENLLTLSHDQERVMKDFRGVSLQDPRFIKLAQEQLKLQDDAKIIEDSLYALAKRVLQIQSFVTRELNSMKSYMDESAKYIKERRLNTATSKQQFAMTSINNLALMLSDVFKQMQQQMSQASQSGTGKGKSKKKGSGNKPSMSKMQQEMNERMKQMTQGGKGGRGLSEELSRLAAEQAMIRKMLKEIQDAQKGTEMGKKMNGELQELMEKMDETETDLVNKRVNQKTLNRQQDVLTRLLESEKAMKEQEEDMQRKSETAKPVFRKPPPQFENLVKDRQRQVELLRSVPPSLTPFYKREVDSYLKKLR
- the mnmG gene encoding tRNA uridine-5-carboxymethylaminomethyl(34) synthesis enzyme MnmG, which translates into the protein MFEQYDVIVVGAGHAGCEAATAAANMGSSVLLITMNMQTIAQMSCNPAMGGVAKGQIVREIDALGGQSGIISDKSMIQFRMLNRSKGPAMWSPRCQSDRMLFAAEWRQTLEQTANVDIWQDSATEVLVKEGRVLGVKTSMGLEIRSKAVVLTNGTFLNGRIFIGEKIFGGGRTAEKAATGLTEQLISLGFESGRMKTGTPPRVDGRSLNYAKMEEQLGDEQPSKFSYLDTAPLQKQRSCWITYTNEEVHEILRTGFEKSPMFTGRIKGLGPRYCPSVEDKINRFADKDRHQIFVEPEGWDTVEVYVNGFSTSLPEDVQFKALRKIQGFENAKMFRPGYAVEYDFFPPTQLKSTLETHLVGGLFFAGQINGTTGYEEAACQGLMAGINAHNVTHELPEFTLKRSEAYIGVLIDDLITKGTEEPYRMFTSRAEYRTLLRQDNADLRLTEKGYGIGLASQERYDRMVEKKAQITSILGEIKQMRVLPEEVNGLLESFGKAPLREKTSVYNLLKRPEISFDELPLVSKSVADYLQNFDKEAVEEAIISVKYESYVEKEQLNVEKMEKLENLSIHPEFDYNRLAALSHEGREKLKRMRPQTIGQASRISGVSPSDISILMVYLGR